In the genome of Saprospira sp. CCB-QB6, one region contains:
- a CDS encoding aminopeptidase C gives MTYRWTALSLFIWALLSCSTIYAQENTKLSNKKDGGYVFTLLNDIEATEVQNQNRTGTCWSFSALSFFESELLRMKKGKHNLSEMYIARRAYLDKAVNYVRMHGHFNFGPGGAFHDIPHVIKRYGIVPQEVYQGLEYGMDSHNHSELNNILEAMVKEVIKAPQKKLTPSWKKAFNGVLDAYLGEVPEEFEYQGKTYTPESYAKELGLDMDDYVVITSFTHHPFYESFVLEIPDNWAFGSTYNVPLDELVEITNNALENGFGVAWASDVSEKGFSYRDGLAIVPKDERTIQIKGRDNRNFSDAGAEKIGSAFDEPVEELAITQEMRQEAFDNYETTDDHGMHFTGMVEDQRGTKYYIVKNSWGKTNDCDGYFYASEAFFRYKTTNIMVHKDGIPKKIKKKLGIK, from the coding sequence ATGACGTATAGATGGACGGCCCTTTCGCTTTTTATTTGGGCCTTGTTGAGCTGCTCGACAATCTACGCTCAGGAGAATACCAAGCTGAGCAATAAGAAGGATGGGGGCTATGTTTTTACGCTCCTCAATGATATCGAGGCAACGGAAGTGCAGAATCAGAATCGCACGGGGACTTGTTGGAGTTTTTCGGCTCTTTCATTTTTTGAGTCGGAATTACTTCGGATGAAAAAGGGCAAGCACAACCTTTCTGAGATGTATATTGCTCGTCGGGCTTATTTGGATAAGGCTGTGAACTATGTGCGGATGCATGGCCACTTTAACTTTGGGCCAGGTGGTGCTTTTCATGATATTCCCCACGTTATTAAGCGTTATGGAATTGTGCCTCAGGAGGTTTATCAGGGCTTGGAGTATGGGATGGACAGTCATAACCACTCGGAGTTGAACAACATCTTGGAAGCGATGGTCAAAGAAGTGATTAAGGCGCCGCAGAAAAAGCTTACGCCCTCATGGAAAAAGGCTTTTAATGGGGTTTTAGATGCTTATTTGGGTGAGGTACCAGAGGAATTTGAGTATCAGGGCAAGACCTATACGCCGGAGTCTTATGCTAAAGAATTGGGTTTAGATATGGATGATTATGTGGTGATTACCTCATTCACGCATCATCCGTTTTATGAGTCATTTGTGTTAGAGATTCCCGATAACTGGGCTTTTGGTTCTACTTATAATGTTCCTTTGGATGAGCTTGTAGAGATTACCAACAATGCTTTGGAAAATGGTTTTGGAGTAGCTTGGGCTAGTGATGTATCGGAGAAAGGCTTTTCTTATCGCGATGGTTTGGCTATTGTGCCCAAGGATGAGCGCACGATTCAAATCAAGGGGAGAGACAACCGCAACTTTAGTGATGCGGGAGCAGAGAAAATTGGTTCTGCCTTTGATGAGCCCGTAGAAGAGTTGGCTATTACGCAGGAAATGCGTCAAGAAGCCTTTGACAACTACGAAACAACAGATGATCATGGCATGCACTTTACGGGGATGGTAGAAGATCAGCGAGGGACCAAATACTACATTGTGAAAAACTCTTGGGGGAAAACCAATGATTGCGATGGGTATTTTTATGCTTCAGAGGCATTTTTCCGTTATAAAACCACCAATATTATGGTGCATAAGGACGGGATTCCCAAAAAGATCAAGAAGAAACTAGGCATCAAATAA
- a CDS encoding protein O-mannosyl-transferase family, translating to MNNFKFLNNLMGWLMFAVAATVYLLTAEPTGSLWDCGEFISAAYKLEVVHPPGAPLFLMIGRMFAFVADTFSVDKANIAYALNAMSGLSTAALVLFIFWSTTILAKLSLLGHREQVSSMGDKLAILGAGVVAALSTTFATSVWFSAVEGEVYAMSSGFTGLVIWAALRWYVTDNARSDRWLVFIAYMIGLSIGVHLLSLLVIPFIALLFYYKKSQVRETEFSSNMMFTVLAFAILVGVQFISTFPVWLHVLFALAVPAIYLYSAFQAPQQERKIWLNMGLSFGIGFAILMFMQALFIPKLPEFAAGFDFTFVNNFGLPLGSGMIFFVLLLIGLVAGGIYYAQSKKNYYLQMGVMMFAVALMGFSTYSSIVIRAAANTPINMNKPSDPYSLLSYINREQYGERPLSFGPHFAAENIGYEAGDKVYRPVEKGNGFRYEVVAEKGGYKYKKSDQMLFPRLGHMDEARKAQYRRWLKLGPNEKPDMNNNLDFFFRYQVGWMYFRYFMWNFAGRQNAKQGFYEDDPTKGNWISGIGPLDGMRLIPQSNLPESRSQDKGRNTYYLLPLIFGLIGLVFHIRRRPQDALALGILFLVTGLAIIVFSNQPPSEPRERDYVLVGSFFTFCMWIGLAVPAIYSELKRFMGQGQAGAGIALALVVTAPIIMGFENWDDHSRARHTGARDYATNFLMSCAPNAIIFTYGDNDTYPLWYAQEVEGIRTDVRVVNFSLLAVDWYIDQLRRTMNESPAIAMTISEAAYRGTSRNALPIQASGRPMNLVDAVRFMGENHPSGQAPSFVPTDNIVIPVDKAAVRANKAVSSTIPDEQIVDQINLKLSKRLVFKDEIALLDIVGTNMANGWTRPIYFAVTVRPEKLGSFKDYLQMEGMALRIVPIKTTSANSYAGAMGMGRIELDSMYRNVVERFNWGGFDQYEMFVDESYAPSVQTTQFAMLRLARELAEAGDKERAVKVLDKLFEGFPHMNFPLDEGYTRLQALEMYTNLQAGEKAVPHLKDLSLTLADKMSYYAQFVAPLSLGEFARDFGTLQQQSDQKKNQLNQLVQMMNQAAENSPQKQQLYQQAVQLNNEVEQMEAQKDALLRTTDNPEMATVFSDELSLAISQSNLVKRLAGQIGNQELLNTYNDLFTPFGFEPASASNAPAPQTAPEPEDEAPKSISVDS from the coding sequence ATGAATAATTTTAAGTTTTTGAACAACCTCATGGGTTGGCTGATGTTTGCTGTGGCCGCCACAGTCTACCTACTTACGGCCGAGCCCACAGGCAGTCTTTGGGATTGTGGTGAGTTTATTTCTGCCGCCTACAAATTGGAGGTAGTTCACCCTCCTGGAGCGCCTTTATTCTTAATGATTGGGCGCATGTTTGCCTTTGTGGCCGATACTTTTTCTGTCGATAAGGCCAATATTGCCTATGCCCTGAATGCGATGTCGGGTTTATCTACGGCTGCTTTGGTTTTATTCATTTTTTGGTCGACCACCATTTTGGCCAAGCTCAGTTTGTTGGGCCATCGGGAGCAGGTGAGTAGCATGGGCGACAAGCTCGCTATTCTAGGAGCTGGCGTTGTGGCTGCACTATCTACTACCTTTGCTACCTCTGTTTGGTTTTCTGCCGTAGAAGGGGAGGTGTATGCCATGTCTTCGGGCTTTACGGGCCTAGTTATTTGGGCTGCTTTGCGCTGGTATGTTACAGACAATGCTCGTTCTGATCGCTGGTTGGTCTTTATTGCCTACATGATTGGCTTGTCTATCGGAGTACATTTGTTGAGTTTGCTCGTGATTCCCTTTATTGCGCTTTTGTTTTACTACAAAAAGAGCCAGGTTCGGGAAACCGAGTTTAGCAGCAATATGATGTTTACTGTTTTGGCTTTTGCGATCCTTGTTGGGGTACAGTTTATCTCTACTTTTCCCGTTTGGTTGCATGTACTCTTTGCTTTAGCCGTGCCTGCTATTTATTTGTATTCGGCTTTTCAGGCACCTCAGCAGGAGCGTAAAATCTGGTTGAATATGGGGCTCTCTTTTGGGATTGGCTTTGCGATTCTGATGTTTATGCAGGCCCTATTTATACCCAAATTACCTGAGTTTGCTGCTGGCTTTGACTTTACTTTTGTCAATAACTTTGGCCTTCCTTTGGGCAGTGGAATGATCTTTTTTGTCCTTCTCTTGATTGGTCTAGTTGCTGGCGGAATCTACTACGCACAAAGCAAAAAGAACTACTATTTACAGATGGGCGTAATGATGTTCGCCGTGGCTTTGATGGGTTTTTCTACCTATTCTTCTATTGTTATTCGGGCTGCAGCCAATACGCCAATCAACATGAACAAGCCTTCTGACCCTTATAGCTTGTTATCTTATATCAACCGGGAACAATATGGAGAGCGCCCGCTTTCTTTTGGTCCTCACTTCGCCGCCGAGAACATTGGCTATGAAGCAGGCGATAAGGTATATCGTCCTGTAGAAAAAGGCAATGGTTTCCGCTATGAGGTAGTTGCTGAGAAAGGGGGGTACAAATACAAGAAGTCGGACCAAATGCTTTTCCCTCGTTTGGGACATATGGATGAGGCGCGCAAAGCTCAGTATCGCCGTTGGCTTAAGCTTGGACCCAACGAAAAGCCCGACATGAACAACAACCTAGATTTCTTCTTCCGCTATCAAGTAGGCTGGATGTATTTCCGCTACTTTATGTGGAACTTTGCGGGGCGTCAAAACGCAAAGCAAGGCTTCTATGAAGATGATCCGACCAAAGGAAACTGGATTTCTGGCATTGGTCCTCTAGATGGTATGCGCTTGATTCCGCAGTCTAATTTGCCTGAATCAAGAAGCCAAGATAAAGGCCGCAATACTTATTATCTATTGCCCCTTATTTTTGGTCTTATCGGTTTGGTTTTCCATATCCGCAGACGTCCACAAGATGCCCTAGCTTTGGGTATTCTTTTCCTCGTAACAGGTTTGGCGATTATCGTCTTCTCGAATCAGCCTCCTAGTGAGCCCCGTGAGCGAGATTATGTACTCGTTGGTTCTTTCTTTACTTTCTGTATGTGGATTGGCCTAGCTGTTCCCGCTATTTATAGCGAACTCAAACGCTTTATGGGCCAAGGACAGGCTGGCGCGGGTATCGCCCTTGCCCTAGTGGTTACAGCACCTATTATCATGGGCTTTGAAAACTGGGATGACCACTCTAGAGCTAGACATACTGGTGCACGCGATTATGCAACTAACTTCCTCATGTCTTGCGCACCTAATGCCATTATCTTTACTTATGGAGATAATGATACTTATCCGCTTTGGTATGCCCAGGAAGTAGAAGGCATCCGTACGGACGTGCGAGTTGTCAACTTTAGTCTTTTGGCCGTAGATTGGTATATTGACCAATTGCGCAGAACGATGAATGAGTCGCCTGCTATTGCCATGACTATTTCTGAGGCCGCTTATCGAGGCACTTCCAGAAATGCCCTACCTATTCAAGCTTCTGGTCGCCCCATGAATTTGGTGGATGCCGTTCGCTTTATGGGCGAAAATCACCCTTCAGGCCAAGCACCTAGTTTTGTGCCTACCGATAATATCGTGATTCCAGTTGATAAGGCTGCCGTAAGAGCCAATAAGGCCGTATCTTCTACAATTCCCGATGAGCAAATTGTTGATCAAATTAACTTAAAGCTTAGTAAACGCCTGGTCTTTAAGGATGAGATTGCCCTTTTGGATATCGTTGGAACCAATATGGCCAATGGCTGGACTCGCCCCATCTATTTTGCAGTAACCGTTCGCCCCGAAAAATTGGGTAGCTTTAAGGATTACCTACAAATGGAAGGTATGGCGCTCCGCATTGTTCCCATTAAAACAACTAGCGCCAACTCTTATGCTGGTGCTATGGGCATGGGCCGTATCGAGCTAGATAGCATGTACCGCAATGTAGTTGAACGTTTCAATTGGGGTGGTTTTGACCAATATGAGATGTTTGTAGACGAAAGCTATGCTCCTAGTGTGCAAACTACGCAGTTTGCTATGCTTCGCCTCGCTAGAGAATTGGCTGAGGCTGGCGATAAGGAAAGAGCTGTGAAGGTGCTAGACAAACTATTCGAAGGCTTCCCTCACATGAACTTCCCACTAGATGAGGGCTACACTAGACTCCAAGCGCTAGAAATGTACACCAATCTCCAAGCTGGCGAAAAGGCTGTTCCTCACCTTAAGGACCTTAGCCTTACCCTAGCCGATAAAATGAGCTATTATGCACAGTTTGTCGCTCCCCTCAGCCTTGGCGAATTTGCCCGAGATTTTGGTACCCTACAACAGCAATCCGATCAGAAGAAGAACCAATTGAACCAATTGGTGCAGATGATGAACCAAGCCGCTGAAAATAGCCCACAAAAACAACAGCTTTATCAGCAGGCCGTACAACTGAACAATGAAGTAGAACAAATGGAGGCCCAAAAAGATGCTTTGCTCAGAACTACGGATAATCCAGAAATGGCTACCGTATTTAGCGATGAACTCTCTTTGGCTATCTCGCAAAGCAATTTGGTTAAACGCCTAGCTGGCCAAATTGGTAACCAAGAGTTACTCAATACCTACAATGATCTCTTTACGCCTTTCGGCTTTGAGCCAGCTTCAGCTAGCAATGCGCCTGCTCCTCAAACTGCCCCTGAGCCAGAAGATGAAGCTCCAAAATCTATCTCTGTAGATTCTTAA
- a CDS encoding acyl-CoA carboxylase subunit beta, whose protein sequence is MDLAFNKNEDDNKLEVSRMRHLLERIYEGGGKKRIDKLHSKGKLTARERINYLIDKDSEFLELGAFAGFEMYEEHGGCPAGGVVGGIGYVKGRQCVIVANDATVKAGAWFPITGKKNLRFQEIAMENRLPIIYLVDSAGVYLPMQDEIFPDKEHFGRIFRNNAVMSSMGVPQIAAIMGSCVAGGAYLPIMSDESLIVDGTGSIFLAGPYLVKAAIGEQVDKETLGGATTQCEISGVTDYKVPNDHVCLDTIKDLIDKQGAFDKAGFNRATPAPPAKDPEDIYGIFPFDRSRPYDSLELIERLVDDSKLTQYKEGYGKTMICAYARIDGWAVGIVANNRQVVKNAKGEVQFGGVIYSDAADKAARFIMNCNQKKIPLVFLHDVTGFMVGKRSEHGGIIKDGAKMVSAVSNSTVPKFSIVMGNSNGAGNYAMCGKAYDPRLIVAWPNAKISVMGGSQAAKVLLQIEKSSLAAKGEELSEEKEQELLEKIEARYEKQSSAYYAASRLWVDAIIDPLETRRVISMGIEAANNAPVAKFNPGIIQT, encoded by the coding sequence TTGGATTTAGCCTTTAATAAAAATGAGGACGATAATAAGTTAGAGGTCTCGCGAATGCGCCACTTGCTGGAGCGCATTTATGAGGGGGGTGGAAAGAAACGCATTGACAAATTGCATAGTAAAGGGAAATTGACTGCCCGCGAGCGCATCAATTACCTGATTGATAAAGATAGTGAGTTTTTAGAATTAGGGGCTTTTGCCGGTTTTGAGATGTATGAAGAACATGGCGGCTGCCCCGCAGGTGGTGTCGTTGGTGGGATTGGATACGTGAAGGGCCGCCAATGTGTTATTGTGGCCAATGATGCGACAGTTAAAGCTGGCGCTTGGTTCCCAATTACAGGAAAGAAAAATCTCCGCTTCCAAGAAATTGCTATGGAAAACCGGCTACCAATTATCTATTTGGTAGATTCTGCAGGGGTGTATTTGCCCATGCAAGACGAGATTTTCCCCGATAAGGAGCATTTCGGACGTATTTTCCGCAATAATGCCGTGATGTCGAGTATGGGTGTACCCCAAATTGCCGCTATCATGGGAAGTTGTGTAGCTGGTGGGGCTTATTTGCCCATCATGTCAGATGAATCACTGATTGTTGACGGTACTGGCTCGATCTTCTTGGCTGGTCCTTACTTGGTCAAAGCCGCTATTGGCGAGCAAGTCGATAAGGAGACCTTGGGTGGCGCAACAACACAATGTGAAATCTCTGGCGTAACGGATTATAAGGTCCCTAACGACCACGTTTGCCTAGATACGATCAAGGATTTGATTGATAAACAAGGCGCTTTTGATAAAGCGGGCTTCAACCGAGCTACTCCAGCTCCCCCCGCCAAAGACCCTGAAGATATTTACGGGATTTTCCCCTTCGACCGCAGCCGCCCTTATGATAGTCTAGAACTAATTGAGCGCTTAGTCGATGATTCTAAACTAACACAATACAAAGAAGGCTATGGCAAAACGATGATCTGCGCCTATGCTCGTATTGATGGTTGGGCCGTAGGCATTGTAGCCAACAATCGCCAAGTGGTTAAGAATGCTAAAGGAGAAGTTCAGTTTGGTGGCGTAATTTATTCTGATGCAGCCGATAAAGCTGCCCGCTTTATCATGAACTGTAACCAAAAGAAGATTCCACTAGTCTTCCTACACGATGTTACGGGCTTCATGGTCGGTAAACGCTCCGAGCATGGCGGAATTATTAAGGATGGGGCCAAAATGGTCTCTGCGGTTTCTAATTCTACTGTACCCAAGTTCTCTATTGTTATGGGGAATTCTAATGGGGCAGGGAATTACGCTATGTGCGGCAAGGCTTATGACCCCCGCCTGATTGTAGCTTGGCCCAATGCCAAGATCTCTGTTATGGGAGGCTCACAGGCCGCCAAAGTATTGCTCCAAATCGAGAAGAGTTCACTAGCCGCCAAAGGCGAAGAGCTTAGCGAAGAGAAAGAACAAGAACTACTTGAGAAAATTGAGGCCCGCTACGAAAAGCAGAGCTCGGCCTATTATGCCGCCTCTCGCCTTTGGGTAGATGCGATCATTGATCCACTCGAAACCCGCCGTGTAATTTCAATGGGTATCGAGGCCGCTAATAATGCTCCTGTGGCTAAATTTAACCCTGGCATTATTCAAACATAA
- a CDS encoding ion transporter encodes MGTAKKPSFFSRLFLNDRNILALISINAVVIFFQGFPNTGYEQLFTYMDDLLTLLFLTELIVKARHYGLKEYLSTHWNRFDLTLILLSLPSLLVHIIPDLTDYVNVSFLMVLRVLRVFKFFRFIQFFPQVEHIFRSISEALKASFMVLVGFFVLVFIMAIISTFFFQEAAPNMFGNPLKAYYVIFQVFTVEGWNGVTDALVEEAQFSPVAEFFTKAYFIFMLIMGGVFGLSIVNSIFVDAMVSDHDETEQQFEEVEQELKKMHSKMDRLLALLEAKGVLPEELDQVDQETKE; translated from the coding sequence ATGGGCACAGCCAAAAAACCCTCTTTTTTTAGTCGTCTATTTCTCAATGATCGCAACATCTTGGCCTTGATTAGTATCAACGCCGTGGTCATCTTTTTTCAGGGTTTTCCCAATACGGGCTATGAGCAGCTCTTCACTTATATGGATGATTTGCTCACGCTCCTCTTTCTGACCGAGCTGATCGTTAAAGCCAGACATTATGGCCTCAAAGAGTACCTGAGCACCCACTGGAACCGCTTCGACCTTACGCTGATTTTGCTCTCTTTGCCCTCCTTATTGGTCCATATTATCCCCGACCTGACGGATTACGTCAATGTGAGCTTCCTCATGGTCTTACGCGTCTTGAGGGTCTTCAAGTTTTTCCGATTCATCCAGTTTTTTCCCCAAGTAGAGCATATCTTCCGCTCCATTAGTGAGGCCCTGAAAGCGTCTTTTATGGTGCTGGTCGGCTTTTTTGTCTTGGTGTTCATTATGGCCATTATCTCAACCTTTTTCTTCCAAGAAGCAGCCCCCAATATGTTCGGCAATCCGCTCAAGGCCTATTATGTCATCTTCCAAGTCTTTACGGTGGAAGGCTGGAACGGAGTAACCGACGCTTTGGTGGAGGAGGCCCAATTTTCACCCGTTGCCGAGTTCTTTACTAAGGCCTATTTTATTTTCATGCTCATTATGGGCGGCGTTTTTGGCCTCTCTATCGTCAACTCGATCTTTGTCGATGCCATGGTCAGCGATCATGATGAAACCGAACAACAATTTGAGGAGGTAGAGCAGGAACTGAAAAAAATGCATAGCAAAATGGACCGCCTACTGGCCCTTCTAGAAGCCAAAGGGGTATTACCCGAAGAATTAGATCAAGTCGATCAGGAGACTAAGGAATAA
- the mtaB gene encoding tRNA (N(6)-L-threonylcarbamoyladenosine(37)-C(2))-methylthiotransferase MtaB, with translation MATPRTVAFYTLGCKLNYSETSSIGRLFEEAGYGEVPFNDGADIYVINTCSVTDFADKKCRKVVRSALRKAPHAFVIVIGCYAQLKPQEIADIPGVDLVLGAAQKFRILDYVQDLTKAPEKGMVYAGEVQEANEFIDSFSFGDRTRSFLKVQDGCNYKCSFCTIPQARGNSRSDTVEQAVANAHKIAEMGIKEIVLTGVNLGDFGNGTEVIEGAKPKKEALFIDLIKELDKVEGIERFRISSIEPNLLTEEIIDFVAQSQRFVPHFHIPLQSGNNKQLKAMRRRYKRELYAQRVEWIRAKMPQACIGVDVIVGFPGETDEDFKETYEFIRSLDVSYLHVFTYSERANTLAAEMEGKVPMQLRRERNEMLRILSEKKKLAFYQQQLGQEDLVLVEAKQQDGKMFGFTRNYVKVALPYKEEWINSLQAVALKKEEYMEDELVVEAELVPAL, from the coding sequence TTGGCAACTCCAAGAACTGTAGCCTTTTATACCCTAGGTTGCAAACTTAACTACTCCGAAACGTCTAGCATCGGTCGCCTTTTTGAAGAGGCAGGCTATGGCGAAGTGCCCTTTAATGATGGGGCCGATATTTATGTGATTAACACCTGCTCGGTCACTGATTTTGCAGACAAGAAATGCCGTAAGGTCGTTCGTTCTGCCTTGCGTAAAGCACCGCATGCCTTTGTAATCGTGATTGGTTGTTATGCGCAACTCAAACCGCAGGAGATCGCTGATATTCCTGGGGTGGATTTGGTCCTTGGGGCCGCCCAAAAATTCCGCATCCTCGATTATGTGCAGGACCTCACTAAGGCTCCCGAAAAAGGGATGGTCTATGCCGGAGAAGTACAAGAAGCCAATGAGTTTATCGACTCTTTTTCTTTTGGCGATCGTACCCGCTCTTTCCTGAAGGTCCAAGATGGCTGTAATTATAAATGCTCTTTTTGTACTATCCCTCAAGCTAGAGGCAACAGCCGTAGCGATACGGTAGAACAGGCCGTAGCCAACGCTCATAAGATTGCCGAGATGGGCATTAAGGAGATTGTGCTCACTGGGGTAAACTTAGGCGACTTTGGGAATGGGACCGAAGTGATCGAAGGGGCTAAGCCCAAGAAAGAAGCCCTCTTTATTGATCTCATTAAGGAGCTGGATAAGGTAGAAGGCATCGAACGCTTCCGCATTTCTTCTATAGAGCCCAATCTATTAACCGAAGAGATCATTGATTTTGTGGCCCAATCTCAACGATTTGTGCCTCATTTTCATATTCCATTACAATCGGGAAACAACAAGCAGCTAAAGGCCATGCGCCGCCGCTACAAAAGAGAACTGTATGCGCAAAGAGTGGAATGGATTCGAGCCAAGATGCCGCAGGCCTGTATCGGAGTAGATGTTATTGTAGGCTTTCCAGGAGAGACCGATGAGGACTTTAAAGAGACCTATGAATTTATCCGTAGCCTAGATGTTTCTTATCTACATGTCTTTACCTATTCGGAGCGGGCCAATACTCTTGCAGCAGAAATGGAAGGCAAGGTGCCAATGCAGCTCCGTAGAGAACGCAATGAGATGCTCCGCATCCTTTCTGAGAAAAAGAAGCTGGCCTTTTACCAACAGCAGTTGGGTCAAGAGGATTTGGTCCTCGTAGAGGCTAAACAACAAGATGGCAAGATGTTCGGCTTTACCCGCAACTATGTTAAGGTGGCGCTTCCCTATAAAGAGGAGTGGATCAATAGCCTACAAGCTGTTGCCTTAAAGAAAGAAGAGTATATGGAGGATGAATTGGTTGTAGAGGCAGAGTTAGTTCCCGCTTTATAA
- a CDS encoding MepB family protein: MPSPENICLAPFYQIAKLQLSHFEADPNSKAYAACQFQLNSLTVLYRKAKITPKKIGQFVSFWQRQAQGTTAPFSSQHPLSFYLVYVEKDSHKGLFVFPKAILIEKNILSTNQQTGKRGFRIYPSWDQPINTTAKNSQNWQLQYFYALDSPHFPQLLQKLFPKRT; the protein is encoded by the coding sequence ATGCCCAGTCCCGAAAATATCTGCCTAGCCCCCTTCTACCAAATAGCCAAACTCCAATTGTCCCATTTTGAAGCCGACCCAAATTCTAAGGCCTATGCCGCCTGCCAATTTCAACTCAATAGCCTAACGGTCCTCTACCGAAAAGCAAAAATTACCCCCAAAAAAATTGGCCAGTTTGTAAGCTTTTGGCAACGACAAGCCCAAGGAACTACCGCCCCCTTTTCTAGCCAACACCCCCTCAGCTTCTATCTCGTTTATGTCGAAAAAGACAGCCATAAAGGCCTCTTTGTTTTCCCCAAAGCTATCCTAATCGAAAAAAATATCCTCTCTACAAATCAACAAACAGGAAAAAGAGGCTTTAGAATCTACCCTAGCTGGGACCAACCCATAAATACAACCGCCAAAAACTCTCAAAACTGGCAACTCCAATATTTCTACGCCCTAGATAGCCCCCATTTCCCCCAACTCCTCCAAAAGCTCTTCCCTAAAAGGACTTAG
- a CDS encoding toxin-antitoxin system YwqK family antitoxin, which yields MYKYILMLYLAIPFYSAAQLDSLEDKALTSKFSLVSVDGADSLFLRQMYNVDTLVEEVYIQGGKIIGQYKSYYMDGSRKRIGTYDRYGRATGQWKSWHQGGNMSSELHYKDGGLNGAAKFYHPSGRLKEEGQFMSRKTQMIVSGKVVEQQLEARIGKWKSYHPNGKLSMEGDYWWPGIKDRSYEDYWEEQGSMESGEFVQAWEGDLRHGEWKFYDEGGHLEKVEYYSKGELVERSSGGN from the coding sequence ATGTATAAATATATTTTGATGCTTTATTTGGCTATCCCCTTCTATTCGGCGGCACAGCTAGATAGCTTAGAAGACAAAGCCTTAACGAGCAAGTTTAGTTTGGTTTCGGTAGATGGGGCCGACAGTTTATTTTTGCGGCAGATGTACAATGTAGACACCTTAGTAGAGGAGGTGTATATACAGGGGGGAAAGATCATTGGGCAGTACAAAAGTTATTATATGGATGGTAGTCGCAAGCGAATAGGGACCTACGACCGTTATGGGCGAGCGACGGGCCAGTGGAAGAGTTGGCATCAGGGGGGGAACATGTCTAGTGAGTTACATTATAAAGATGGGGGCTTGAATGGGGCGGCTAAGTTCTATCATCCTTCTGGTCGTTTGAAAGAGGAGGGGCAATTTATGAGTCGGAAGACTCAGATGATCGTGTCGGGTAAGGTCGTAGAGCAACAATTGGAAGCTCGGATAGGGAAGTGGAAGAGTTATCATCCGAATGGTAAGCTCAGCATGGAGGGGGATTATTGGTGGCCGGGGATTAAGGACCGCAGTTATGAGGATTATTGGGAAGAGCAGGGAAGTATGGAAAGTGGGGAGTTTGTGCAGGCTTGGGAGGGCGATTTGCGGCATGGCGAGTGGAAGTTTTATGATGAGGGGGGGCATTTGGAGAAAGTCGAGTACTATAGTAAGGGAGAATTGGTTGAACGCAGCTCAGGCGGCAACTAA
- a CDS encoding DUF4382 domain-containing protein has protein sequence MNNLLKMALLLVVAAISLTSCEKEESAKGTVSVEMTDAPIDNANVSAAVVTVADVQIGGQSIEGFQKTSINLMAYQNGLTAVLGELDVEAGSYSQITLVLDQAEDASGNAPGCYVQTVDGSKHALVAASNRIDVSGYIEVAENQTTTLVADFDLRKSIVASSNANDNYDFVTASELNSAVRFVQKDRTADMDGQLSNDPSNGDRLVAYAYVKGTYDRDTEVQGSGASEIQFANAVSSAVVDQNGNFQLSFLEEGDYELHIASYSEDSNGNLELAGTLELSAGLGVLLNNLGLSAGANLSLSLTATAFLPL, from the coding sequence ATGAATAACTTACTAAAGATGGCCCTACTGCTTGTTGTAGCGGCTATAAGCTTAACGAGCTGCGAAAAAGAAGAGTCGGCTAAAGGAACAGTATCAGTAGAAATGACGGATGCCCCTATTGATAATGCTAATGTATCTGCGGCTGTTGTGACAGTGGCTGATGTACAAATTGGCGGACAATCCATAGAGGGATTCCAGAAAACGAGCATTAACTTAATGGCCTATCAGAATGGTTTGACGGCTGTTTTGGGGGAATTAGATGTGGAGGCCGGTTCATATAGTCAAATTACCTTAGTTTTAGATCAGGCGGAGGATGCTTCGGGCAATGCGCCGGGTTGTTATGTACAGACGGTAGATGGGAGCAAGCATGCTTTAGTGGCGGCCTCTAACCGTATAGATGTATCGGGTTATATTGAGGTAGCGGAAAATCAGACGACTACATTGGTGGCTGACTTTGATCTGCGTAAATCTATAGTGGCTAGTAGCAATGCCAATGATAACTATGATTTTGTTACGGCTTCGGAATTGAATTCGGCGGTACGTTTTGTGCAAAAGGATCGTACTGCGGATATGGATGGGCAGTTGTCTAATGATCCTTCCAATGGAGATCGTTTGGTGGCCTATGCTTATGTAAAGGGTACTTATGATCGGGATACAGAGGTACAGGGCAGTGGTGCTTCAGAAATTCAGTTTGCCAATGCGGTGAGTAGTGCTGTAGTGGATCAGAATGGAAACTTTCAGCTTTCGTTTTTAGAAGAGGGGGATTATGAGTTGCATATAGCCTCTTATAGTGAAGATAGCAATGGAAATTTAGAGTTAGCGGGGACCTTAGAGCTCTCAGCGGGTTTAGGGGTTTTATTGAATAACTTGGGGCTTTCTGCTGGGGCCAATCTCAGCTTATCGTTGACCGCCACGGCTTTTCTTCCCTTATAG